A genomic segment from Acuticoccus sediminis encodes:
- a CDS encoding glycosyltransferase family 2 protein produces MADQSGPVTARESVAVIVPAYNAAATIGAAVASALAEPEVSEVVVVDDASQDPTSEAAAAADDGTGRLAIHRLAENGGPARARNVALERSGAPIVAILDSDDRIIRGRFRRLLAMPHWDLIGDNMVFVSSEVAAEEAAARYGASPPRPVLTGLDLATFARGNVPRQGHRRREMGFIHPLMRRDFLDRHAIRYNEAMRLGEDFELYARALLCDARFVLCAAPGYIAVERPDSLSARHRVTDLEAFLACHDRLERMRPLTRAEADALALHRRSVAGRYALRRVLADKSDKGVAAAAAWLAMRPRSWSPVVAGIARDKLAALRSAPDAADTRPTTLFDIPAPDPVPAAPRTARGDVRLAGGTQ; encoded by the coding sequence GTGGCAGACCAATCGGGGCCGGTGACGGCCCGTGAGAGCGTGGCGGTGATCGTCCCCGCCTACAATGCGGCCGCCACCATCGGCGCCGCCGTCGCCTCCGCCCTCGCCGAGCCCGAGGTGAGCGAGGTGGTCGTCGTCGACGACGCCTCGCAGGATCCGACGTCAGAGGCCGCTGCCGCAGCGGACGACGGGACCGGTCGCCTCGCGATCCACCGGCTGGCGGAGAACGGCGGCCCGGCCCGCGCCCGCAACGTCGCGCTGGAGCGGTCCGGCGCGCCGATCGTGGCGATCCTCGATTCCGACGATCGCATCATCCGCGGTCGCTTCCGCCGGCTCCTCGCCATGCCGCACTGGGATCTCATCGGCGACAACATGGTCTTCGTGTCCAGCGAGGTGGCGGCGGAGGAGGCGGCGGCGCGCTACGGCGCGAGCCCGCCGCGTCCCGTCCTGACCGGACTCGACCTTGCGACCTTCGCGCGCGGCAACGTCCCGAGGCAGGGCCACCGGCGCCGCGAGATGGGTTTCATCCACCCGCTGATGCGGCGCGATTTCCTCGACCGGCACGCGATCCGCTACAACGAGGCCATGCGGCTCGGCGAGGACTTCGAGCTCTATGCCCGCGCGCTGCTCTGCGACGCGCGGTTCGTCCTGTGCGCCGCGCCGGGCTACATCGCGGTGGAGCGCCCCGACTCGCTGAGCGCGCGGCACCGCGTGACCGACCTCGAGGCGTTTCTCGCCTGCCACGATCGCCTCGAGCGGATGCGGCCGCTGACCCGTGCCGAGGCCGACGCGCTCGCCCTCCACCGCCGCAGCGTGGCGGGGCGTTACGCCCTCCGCCGCGTCCTCGCCGACAAGTCCGACAAGGGCGTCGCCGCCGCGGCCGCGTGGCTCGCGATGCGTCCCCGCTCCTGGTCGCCGGTCGTCGCCGGGATCGCCCGCGACAAGCTGGCGGCGCTGAGGTCCGCCCCGGACGCCGCAGACACGCGCCCGACCACCCTCTTCGACATCCCGGCGCCCGATCCCGTCCCTGCCGCCCCTCGGACCGCGCGGGGCGACGTCCGCCTCGCAGGAGGAACGCAATGA
- a CDS encoding polysaccharide biosynthesis/export family protein, whose protein sequence is MNVLRATAIAVVLTLSAAAHAAAETSADVVSPLDKLALDVAAWSTQTRALTPLPFMTGEFSVEANGSVSFPVIGRLQVEGQSLSDLSAEMTAALQDRLGIVDEIFVSLKIAEHAPFFVVGAVEAPGAFEYRPGMTAIQAVAVAGGVRRSQSIFSRADRDAARALGDHRLLELERMKTIAAIARLEAERAGKSEIDVPGELAGDPMAAAYLDVEREVMRARQDEHAAALKSIEELKSLVSARIETMGKESEMRQKVVEATREELETMRGLVDRGLAQTSRANSTERQLADSEARLLELETAVLTAQQQLNEAERDEVELKGDRRVTIVSELQDERTELGRIEVKLRTAESLFSEAARFGSTVAELSSEEKDRSVSLVVSRKGRDGDAERTFVASSATVLRPGDVLEVRAPDVDGAGAGFDTSPSLPRAEADTTALN, encoded by the coding sequence ATGAACGTCCTCCGCGCTACGGCCATCGCAGTTGTCCTGACCCTTAGCGCGGCGGCCCATGCGGCGGCCGAAACCTCCGCCGACGTCGTCAGCCCGCTCGACAAGCTTGCGCTCGACGTCGCCGCGTGGTCGACCCAGACGCGCGCCCTGACCCCTCTCCCGTTCATGACGGGAGAGTTCAGCGTCGAGGCGAACGGGTCGGTGAGCTTCCCCGTCATCGGCCGGCTTCAGGTCGAAGGGCAGTCGCTCAGCGACCTGTCCGCCGAGATGACGGCGGCCCTCCAGGACCGTCTCGGCATCGTCGACGAGATCTTCGTCTCGCTGAAGATCGCCGAGCACGCGCCCTTCTTCGTGGTCGGCGCCGTCGAGGCGCCCGGCGCCTTCGAGTACCGGCCCGGCATGACCGCGATCCAGGCGGTCGCGGTCGCGGGGGGCGTGCGGCGCTCCCAGTCCATCTTCTCGCGCGCGGACCGCGACGCGGCGCGCGCGCTGGGCGACCACCGCCTGCTCGAGCTGGAGCGGATGAAGACCATCGCGGCGATCGCCCGCCTCGAGGCCGAGCGGGCCGGCAAGTCGGAGATCGACGTGCCGGGTGAACTCGCCGGCGACCCGATGGCCGCCGCCTACCTCGACGTCGAACGCGAGGTGATGCGCGCCCGCCAGGACGAGCACGCGGCGGCGCTCAAGTCGATCGAGGAGCTGAAGTCCCTGGTCTCGGCGCGGATCGAGACGATGGGCAAGGAATCGGAGATGCGCCAGAAGGTCGTCGAAGCGACGCGCGAGGAGCTGGAGACCATGCGCGGCCTCGTCGACCGGGGCCTTGCCCAGACGTCACGCGCCAACAGCACCGAGCGGCAGCTCGCCGACTCGGAAGCGCGTCTCCTGGAACTCGAGACCGCCGTTCTGACGGCACAACAACAGCTGAACGAGGCCGAGCGCGACGAGGTGGAGCTGAAAGGCGACCGCCGCGTCACGATCGTCTCGGAGCTGCAGGACGAGCGCACCGAACTGGGGCGCATCGAAGTGAAGTTGCGGACCGCCGAATCGCTGTTCTCCGAGGCAGCGCGTTTCGGCTCGACGGTCGCCGAACTTTCTTCCGAGGAGAAGGATCGATCGGTCTCTCTGGTCGTTTCCCGCAAGGGCCGCGACGGGGATGCCGAGCGCACCTTTGTCGCTTCGTCCGCGACCGTGTTGCGGCCCGGAGACGTGTTGGAAGTTCGAGCACCGGACGTGGATGGCGCGGGTGCGGGGTTCGACACGAGCCCGTCGCTCCCGAGAGCCGAGGCCGACACGACAGCCCTCAACTGA
- a CDS encoding GumC family protein, translating to MNELPSSLRFADRRGVDPSYNQQGTGQAEDYIDLRELLRACFRQAWVVVLCVIVFAGLAIAYAFSLQPKFTSFATVLLDQDRAALVELISEQQTEALRDGIVQSELEILKSQELALRVVDNLHLVDRPDILDTTASPVAATIGAVKNGLGGLVKSFAGGDPDAPVAAQAEADQLAAMKEKLALRLRGMLTAERMGRSYVLGLSVEATSPELAQEIAKGFVDSYLEFGRAGDAAALDSAVAWLRQRTDDLRQAATDAGRELEQYRIDNGLVSVGTRLLSEQEVSELMSQLILAEAEASAARAVAAHGRDAVAAGPEAALANLASLPSSAPDEAIEQLRSEFLSLSRERSRVAERFGAEHAEVVAIDQRLQSLEGLLFDEVKRRATQAENNADVQTRRVAALREGLDSATKNASADTGAQYELMQLQETAESYKTLYQSALTRLERTVNQLSLPIVDARVLTAPDMPSGASSPQKAKYAAIGIVLGGFLGALIGLVRELTRSALKTSGDVRRALGLPVLASVRRKRLAGWRLPLTGPRRDRALMNGLRSMKVAVDGHTRRSGLRTVAFISARPGEERERLAYEFAEMLAEHGISCLLLDVAQNIRRPQHGHNLVDILDGDAVPSFGELTVAPALALAHLPGGPADSRDPGETAMFAGSERMAEVIAAVSQQAQYIVLDLPAASEGACARAFAEYAQTAILVHRTGRASDREVQALAMTPDWDEKLCGAVLVES from the coding sequence ATGAACGAGCTGCCATCGAGCCTGCGCTTCGCCGACCGCCGCGGGGTCGACCCGTCCTACAACCAGCAGGGCACCGGCCAGGCCGAGGACTACATCGACCTGCGCGAACTGCTGCGGGCCTGCTTCCGCCAGGCCTGGGTCGTCGTCCTGTGCGTCATCGTGTTCGCGGGCCTCGCGATCGCCTACGCCTTCTCGCTCCAGCCGAAGTTCACCTCCTTCGCGACGGTGCTGCTCGACCAGGACCGCGCGGCGCTGGTGGAGCTGATCTCCGAGCAGCAGACCGAGGCGCTGCGCGACGGCATCGTCCAGAGCGAGCTCGAGATCCTGAAGAGCCAGGAGCTGGCGCTGCGGGTGGTCGACAACCTGCACCTCGTCGACCGGCCCGACATCCTCGACACCACCGCCTCGCCGGTGGCGGCGACCATCGGCGCGGTGAAGAACGGCCTCGGCGGCCTCGTGAAGAGCTTCGCCGGCGGGGACCCCGACGCTCCGGTGGCCGCGCAGGCGGAGGCCGACCAGCTCGCCGCCATGAAGGAGAAGCTGGCGCTGAGGTTGCGCGGTATGCTGACCGCCGAGCGGATGGGGCGCAGCTATGTGCTGGGCCTGTCGGTCGAGGCGACGTCGCCCGAGCTCGCGCAGGAGATCGCCAAGGGCTTCGTCGATTCCTACCTCGAGTTCGGGCGCGCCGGCGACGCGGCGGCGCTCGACAGCGCGGTCGCCTGGCTGCGGCAGCGGACCGACGATCTCCGCCAGGCCGCGACCGACGCCGGGCGCGAGCTGGAGCAGTACCGGATCGACAACGGTCTGGTGAGCGTCGGCACCCGCCTCCTCTCCGAGCAGGAGGTGTCCGAGCTGATGAGCCAGCTCATCCTCGCCGAGGCGGAGGCGTCTGCCGCCCGCGCCGTGGCGGCGCACGGGCGCGACGCGGTCGCCGCGGGGCCGGAGGCGGCGCTCGCCAACCTCGCCTCGCTGCCGAGCTCGGCGCCCGACGAGGCGATCGAGCAGCTCCGCTCCGAGTTCCTGTCGCTCAGCCGCGAGCGCAGCCGCGTCGCCGAGCGCTTTGGCGCCGAGCATGCCGAGGTGGTCGCCATCGACCAGCGGCTTCAGTCCCTCGAGGGGCTGCTGTTCGACGAGGTGAAGCGCCGCGCGACGCAGGCCGAGAACAACGCCGACGTCCAGACGCGCCGCGTCGCCGCGCTGCGCGAGGGCCTCGACAGCGCCACGAAGAACGCCTCCGCCGACACCGGCGCGCAGTATGAGCTGATGCAGCTGCAGGAGACGGCCGAGAGCTACAAGACGCTCTACCAGTCGGCGCTGACGCGGCTCGAGCGCACGGTGAACCAGCTCTCGCTGCCGATCGTCGACGCGCGCGTCCTCACCGCGCCGGACATGCCGAGCGGGGCGAGCAGCCCGCAGAAGGCGAAGTACGCCGCCATCGGCATCGTCCTGGGCGGCTTCCTGGGGGCGCTGATCGGTCTCGTGCGGGAGCTGACGCGCAGCGCGCTGAAGACCAGCGGCGACGTGCGCCGCGCGCTCGGGCTGCCGGTGCTGGCGTCGGTGCGCCGCAAGCGCCTCGCCGGCTGGCGCCTCCCGCTCACCGGGCCGCGCCGCGACCGCGCGCTGATGAACGGCCTGCGCTCCATGAAGGTCGCGGTGGACGGGCACACGCGCCGGTCGGGACTGCGGACCGTCGCCTTCATCTCGGCGCGGCCGGGGGAGGAGCGCGAGCGGCTCGCCTACGAGTTCGCCGAGATGCTGGCCGAGCACGGCATCTCCTGCCTGCTCCTCGACGTCGCGCAGAACATCCGGCGTCCGCAGCACGGGCACAACCTCGTCGATATCCTCGACGGGGACGCGGTGCCGAGCTTCGGCGAGCTGACCGTCGCGCCCGCACTGGCGCTGGCGCACCTGCCGGGCGGGCCGGCCGATTCACGCGATCCCGGCGAGACGGCGATGTTCGCCGGCAGCGAGCGGATGGCGGAGGTCATCGCCGCCGTGAGCCAGCAGGCGCAGTACATCGTCCTCGACCTGCCGGCCGCCAGCGAGGGGGCCTGTGCGCGGGCCTTCGCCGAGTATGCGCAGACGGCCATCCTCGTGCATCGCACGGGCCGTGCGAGCGACCGCGAGGTCCAGGCGCTGGCGATGACGCCGGACTGGGACGAGAAGCTCTGCGGTGCGGTCCTGGTCGAGAGCTGA
- a CDS encoding sugar transferase, with protein MLDVAIAASGLVACAPLVAGAAIATKVLDPGPVFFAHERVGRDGRRFRCLKLRSMSVNGEGILAEHLANDQEAAAEWAETQKLRDDPRVSRWGRFLRKTSIDELPQLFNVLRGDMSIVGPRPVTEAELDRYRNQRRAYLSVRPGLTGPWQVSGRSSIGFQRRVALDTHYVKTWSLMKDIRLMAQTIPAVLGSRGSY; from the coding sequence ATGCTCGACGTGGCGATCGCCGCCTCGGGACTGGTGGCATGTGCGCCGCTCGTCGCCGGGGCCGCCATCGCCACCAAGGTGCTCGATCCGGGCCCGGTGTTCTTCGCGCACGAGCGCGTGGGCCGGGACGGGCGCCGCTTCCGCTGCCTGAAGCTGCGGAGCATGTCGGTGAACGGCGAGGGGATCCTCGCCGAGCACCTCGCAAACGACCAGGAGGCCGCCGCCGAATGGGCCGAGACGCAGAAGCTCAGGGACGATCCGCGGGTCAGCCGCTGGGGCCGCTTCCTGCGCAAGACGAGCATCGATGAGCTGCCGCAGCTCTTCAACGTGCTGCGCGGCGACATGAGCATCGTCGGACCCCGCCCGGTTACCGAGGCGGAGCTCGACCGGTACCGCAACCAGCGGCGGGCCTACCTCTCGGTCCGCCCCGGACTGACGGGCCCGTGGCAGGTGTCCGGACGGTCCAGCATCGGCTTCCAGCGCCGGGTGGCGCTCGATACGCACTACGTCAAAACGTGGTCGTTAATGAAGGACATACGCCTTATGGCGCAGACCATCCCCGCCGTCCTGGGAAGCCGAGGAAGCTACTGA
- a CDS encoding glycosyl transferase family 1, with the protein MRIGYFVHDLGDAAVARRVIMLQRGGADVALAGFHRTPTPPAEVAGIAPISLGRTADGRLAARALSVLRSRYAHAEISKALGPVDALMARNLESLAVASAVRRHLGDVPLTYELLDIHRLLLGRKGQVLRTVEGRLGADVSRVIVSSPAFVDAYLDPLSRLDCPVSLVENKLIDAPRTVMPRPAGPPWRIGLFGALRDEQSIEILADAAASGEGALEIEVHGKPSPAVFADFGATVAARPRIAFGGAYTMADLPRLYGNVHFIWCIDYYEAGANSEWLLPNRLYEGGAHGAVPIAREGTATAARLTELGIGHVLRGDPSAALADFVAGMTPERYAALAAAVARVDRSAFVADEAECRRLVDLISGREKAGQSPARAEAA; encoded by the coding sequence TTGCGTATAGGCTATTTTGTTCACGACCTCGGGGACGCGGCCGTCGCCCGCCGCGTGATCATGCTCCAGCGTGGCGGCGCCGATGTGGCCCTCGCGGGCTTCCACCGCACGCCGACCCCACCCGCTGAGGTGGCGGGCATCGCCCCGATCTCACTCGGCCGAACCGCCGACGGCAGGCTGGCCGCACGCGCCCTCAGCGTGTTGCGGAGCAGGTATGCACACGCAGAAATTTCAAAGGCGCTCGGCCCGGTCGACGCGCTGATGGCGCGCAACCTGGAATCGCTCGCCGTCGCCTCGGCCGTCCGCCGCCACCTCGGCGACGTGCCGCTGACCTACGAGCTGCTCGACATCCACCGCCTCCTCCTGGGGCGGAAGGGACAGGTGCTGCGCACCGTCGAGGGGCGGCTCGGCGCGGACGTGTCGCGCGTCATCGTCAGCTCGCCGGCCTTCGTGGATGCCTACCTCGACCCGCTCTCGCGCCTCGACTGTCCGGTGAGCCTCGTCGAGAACAAGCTCATCGACGCGCCGCGCACCGTGATGCCGCGGCCGGCGGGTCCGCCCTGGCGCATCGGCCTCTTCGGCGCCCTGCGCGACGAGCAGTCCATCGAGATCCTCGCCGATGCCGCGGCCTCCGGAGAGGGCGCCCTCGAGATCGAGGTCCACGGCAAGCCGTCGCCGGCGGTGTTCGCGGACTTCGGCGCCACCGTCGCCGCGCGCCCGCGCATCGCATTCGGCGGCGCCTACACCATGGCGGACCTCCCCCGCCTCTACGGCAACGTCCACTTCATCTGGTGCATCGACTACTACGAGGCGGGCGCCAACTCCGAGTGGCTGCTCCCCAACCGTCTCTACGAGGGTGGTGCGCACGGTGCGGTCCCGATCGCCCGCGAAGGCACCGCGACGGCCGCGCGCCTGACGGAGCTCGGCATCGGCCATGTCCTCCGGGGCGATCCGTCCGCCGCGCTCGCCGATTTCGTCGCCGGCATGACCCCCGAACGCTACGCCGCGTTGGCCGCGGCGGTGGCGCGGGTCGACCGGTCCGCCTTCGTGGCGGACGAGGCCGAGTGCCGGCGTCTCGTCGACCTCATCTCCGGACGCGAGAAGGCCGGCCAGTCCCCAGCCCGTGCGGAGGCAGCATGA